One genomic segment of Pseudomonas chlororaphis subsp. aurantiaca includes these proteins:
- a CDS encoding carbon-nitrogen hydrolase family protein, with protein sequence MPPLTLAAAQSISSAGDLPGNIVRHQAFIRIAAEQGVQLLVFPELSLTGYEPALAAELALLPQSPLLQPLRDLARELGVTAVVGMPIRLSAEGPLLIGALVLAADGSLAVYSKQHLHAGEALVFSPGTGGANLTFAEDQVALAVCADFSQASHARAAAHSGAGIYAAGVLISEKGYAADSALLQGYAAEHAMLVLMANHGGPTGGWVSAGRSAIWGPDGGLVVAAAGTGDELLIARRTDGRWSGQQLRVEAS encoded by the coding sequence ATGCCCCCCCTGACCCTTGCTGCCGCCCAATCGATTTCCAGCGCTGGCGACCTGCCGGGTAATATCGTCCGGCACCAGGCCTTTATCCGCATCGCCGCGGAGCAGGGCGTGCAGTTGCTGGTGTTTCCCGAGCTGTCCCTGACCGGTTACGAACCGGCACTGGCGGCCGAGCTGGCGCTATTGCCGCAGAGCCCGCTGTTGCAGCCGTTGCGCGACCTGGCCCGGGAACTGGGGGTGACGGCGGTGGTGGGCATGCCCATCCGTCTGTCGGCCGAGGGCCCGCTGTTGATCGGCGCCCTGGTGCTGGCCGCCGATGGTTCGCTGGCGGTGTACAGCAAGCAGCATCTGCATGCCGGCGAGGCGTTGGTGTTTAGTCCCGGGACCGGTGGCGCGAACCTCACATTCGCCGAGGATCAAGTCGCCCTGGCGGTGTGCGCCGATTTCTCCCAGGCCAGCCATGCGCGTGCGGCGGCGCATTCCGGTGCCGGCATCTATGCCGCCGGCGTGCTGATCAGCGAAAAAGGCTACGCCGCGGACAGTGCCTTGTTGCAGGGCTATGCCGCGGAGCACGCAATGCTGGTGCTCATGGCCAACCACGGCGGGCCGACCGGAGGCTGGGTGTCGGCCGGGCGCAGCGCGATCTGGGGCCCGGATGGCGGGCTGGTCGTGGCCGCGGCAGGCACGGGAGATGAGTTGCTGATCGCCCGGCGCACCGACGGTCGCTGGAGCGGCCAGCAGCTGAGGGTAGAAGCGTCTTGA